Genomic DNA from Herpetosiphonaceae bacterium:
CTCGCCGTGAGATCGCGCAGCGTGTAGAGCTGAACCGCAACCTGATCGATCTTCATACCGGCTGCTCCTTCAGCGCCGACCAGCCCACGGGCAGCGCGTCGGGCCGCTGCATGGTGCTGCTCAGCTCAATGTGACGGTTCTGCTCCGAGGCTTCGTGAATCGCGTGCATGATGTCGAGGACGTGATAGGCCATCTCGCCGTGCGCCCGCTGGCGGCGTCCCGTCCGCAGCGCGTCGGCCATATCCACCACGCCAATGCCCCGGCTGTTCTCCGTATGGCCGTGCAAGATCGTCTGCTCCGGCCAGCCCTCGGTGCCGGGCCGATGCAGCAGCACCGGGCCGCCAAAGGTGTTGGGATCGGGCAGAATCATGGTGCCCTCGGTGCCGAAGATCTCCATGCCGCCGATCCGTCCGGGCAAAACGTCGAAGCTGGTGACGAGCGTCGCCACCGGGCCGTCGGCAAAGTCCAACACCGCCGCGATATGCGTTGGCGTATTCACTTTGATCATCGTGCCGTGATGCGGCTGGCTGGTGATCACCCGCTCCGGAAACGAGATCCGCGCCGAGCCGGTGACACGCCGCACCGGCCCGATCAGGCTGGTCAGCGCGGTCAGGTAGTACGGCCCCATATCGAAGAGCGGACCAGCGCCCGGCTGATAGAAGAAGTCGGGGTTGGGATGCCAGCTTTCGGGGCCGCGATACTGCATAAAGGCATGCGCCGCCACCGGTTTG
This window encodes:
- a CDS encoding Gfo/Idh/MocA family oxidoreductase; the protein is MTTQPVTVGIVGCGNISDIYLRNCTRFPNLRVLACADLVAERAAAQAQKYGVPKACSVEELIADSAIELVINLTVPQAHGPIGIAALEAGKSVYNEKPLAIDRESAARMLDLARTKGLLVGGAPDTFLGGGLQTCRRLLDEGAIGKPVAAHAFMQYRGPESWHPNPDFFYQPGAGPLFDMGPYYLTALTSLIGPVRRVTGSARISFPERVITSQPHHGTMIKVNTPTHIAAVLDFADGPVATLVTSFDVLPGRIGGMEIFGTEGTMILPDPNTFGGPVLLHRPGTEGWPEQTILHGHTENSRGIGVVDMADALRTGRRQRAHGEMAYHVLDIMHAIHEASEQNRHIELSSTMQRPDALPVGWSALKEQPV